From one uncultured Methanoregula sp. genomic stretch:
- a CDS encoding DUF4118 domain-containing protein produces the protein MALSSEYRPDPDTLLACVLGEERRKRRGKLKIFLGYIAGVGKTYEMLRSAHLKQAEGIDVRAGYVETHGRPETEALLEGLTIIPRNMMEYRGVTLPEFDLDAALRLRPSLVLVDELAHTNVPGSRHLKRYQDVEELLNAGIDVYTTLNIQHVESLNDVVAQVTHVVVRETVPDRVIDEAAEIEVVDLAPPELLQRLREGKVYVPDMAARAIEQFFNEGNLYALRELALRRAAERIDEQMLAWMQTRAIPGPWAAGEHILVSIGSGPLSERLIRTARRQADRMGAQWTAIYVETPAHHRLSKDAREQLGRTLELARKLGATTVTMFGLNIASTVIDYARRHNITRIIVGKTLRPRWQEYLFGSVVDQLIHDSGTIDVYVISSVEHIPEKIGDLEHLLPAAPPKDYLAASALVAAVVVIGWLIKSFISPTNLAMLFLLAVVVIAFRRGLRPAIFTAIIGVLAFDFFFVSPYLTFRVSDSEYLITFAGMIIVGALVSLLVARAREHAFAAQNREKETGTLYALSQDLAVAADTDSIIAAVTRHIREIFLWESVVLIPEGERLIVHPPGTGLALNADDIAVATWAFQHGAVAGYDTDTLHGSRLRYMPLKSSAGVLGILGVMPAEPEGIIAHDQERILTAFANQMALALERVNLTKKIP, from the coding sequence ATGGCTCTCTCTTCCGAATACCGCCCGGACCCGGATACCCTCCTTGCCTGCGTGCTGGGCGAGGAGCGCCGGAAACGCCGGGGGAAACTGAAGATATTCCTCGGCTACATCGCCGGCGTGGGAAAGACCTACGAGATGCTCAGATCAGCTCACCTGAAGCAGGCAGAAGGAATCGACGTCAGGGCAGGGTATGTCGAGACTCATGGCCGGCCCGAAACTGAGGCCCTGCTCGAAGGGCTCACTATCATTCCCCGCAACATGATGGAGTACCGGGGCGTCACTCTCCCGGAGTTCGATCTCGATGCAGCCCTCCGGCTCCGGCCATCCCTTGTTCTTGTCGATGAACTTGCCCATACCAACGTTCCCGGCTCCCGGCACCTGAAACGCTACCAGGATGTCGAGGAATTACTGAATGCAGGCATCGATGTCTACACAACACTGAACATCCAGCATGTCGAGAGCCTCAACGATGTTGTCGCCCAGGTTACCCACGTGGTCGTCCGCGAGACGGTCCCCGACCGGGTAATCGATGAAGCAGCCGAGATCGAAGTAGTCGATCTTGCCCCTCCTGAACTTCTCCAGCGCCTGCGGGAAGGAAAAGTGTATGTTCCCGACATGGCGGCGCGGGCAATCGAGCAGTTCTTCAACGAGGGCAACCTGTATGCACTCCGCGAACTTGCCCTGCGCCGGGCCGCAGAGCGGATCGATGAACAGATGCTTGCCTGGATGCAGACCCGTGCGATTCCGGGCCCGTGGGCTGCCGGCGAACATATCCTTGTCTCCATTGGGTCCGGCCCGTTATCGGAACGGCTCATAAGAACCGCCCGGCGGCAGGCCGACCGGATGGGCGCCCAATGGACAGCCATATATGTTGAAACCCCTGCGCATCACCGGCTCTCGAAGGATGCCAGGGAGCAGCTGGGGCGGACACTGGAACTTGCCAGGAAACTGGGAGCCACAACCGTCACCATGTTCGGGCTCAACATCGCCTCAACCGTCATTGATTATGCACGCCGGCACAATATCACGAGGATCATTGTCGGGAAAACACTGCGCCCGCGATGGCAGGAATATTTATTCGGATCCGTTGTCGATCAACTCATCCATGACAGTGGCACCATCGATGTCTATGTGATCAGCAGTGTTGAACATATCCCGGAAAAAATCGGGGACCTGGAACACCTGCTCCCGGCGGCTCCACCTAAGGATTATCTCGCAGCATCAGCACTTGTGGCTGCGGTTGTTGTTATCGGCTGGCTGATCAAGTCGTTCATATCTCCAACGAACCTGGCCATGCTGTTTTTGCTGGCGGTTGTCGTGATCGCTTTCCGCAGGGGACTGCGGCCGGCAATATTTACTGCCATTATCGGCGTCCTCGCTTTTGACTTCTTCTTTGTCTCACCTTACCTGACATTCCGGGTCTCCGATTCCGAGTACCTCATCACGTTTGCCGGAATGATCATTGTCGGAGCCCTTGTCAGCCTGCTCGTTGCCCGGGCGCGGGAACATGCGTTCGCCGCCCAGAACCGGGAGAAAGAGACCGGGACGCTCTACGCGCTCTCGCAGGACCTTGCGGTTGCTGCGGATACCGATTCCATCATTGCGGCGGTCACACGGCATATCCGGGAGATCTTTTTGTGGGAGAGTGTTGTTCTCATTCCCGAAGGTGAACGTCTTATCGTTCATCCCCCGGGTACCGGTCTTGCATTGAATGCCGATGATATCGCTGTGGCAACATGGGCATTCCAGCATGGTGCCGTTGCCGGTTATGATACCGACACGCTGCATGGATCCCGGCTCAGGTACATGCCGCTCAAGAGTTCGGCCGGCGTTCTCGGGATCCTGGGGGTGATGCCTGCTGAACCGGAGGGCATCATTGCCCATGATCAGGAACGTATCCTCACGGCATTTGCCAACCAGATGGCGCTGGCGCTTGAACGGGTGAACCTGACAAAGAAGATTCCGTGA
- a CDS encoding LEA type 2 family protein, translated as MFWLPLTLPLDAVPCCGLFIKDPEIKVKNIALMSLSLSSLSLDVTLAVTNPNLIGITIKTLNFNVFYQDGENWTYLTCGSQKDIAISKGSCEITIPVTVDNMKLMSAIVFIVAKGTITLRIKGVAVLSLLGFSPKIPFMHVTTVPLKLPGA; from the coding sequence ATGTTCTGGCTGCCGCTGACTCTTCCCCTGGATGCAGTTCCCTGCTGCGGCCTTTTCATCAAGGATCCGGAAATAAAGGTAAAAAATATCGCCCTCATGTCGCTCTCCCTCAGTTCGCTCTCGCTTGATGTCACGCTCGCCGTTACCAACCCGAACCTGATCGGCATAACGATCAAAACCCTGAACTTCAATGTATTCTACCAGGATGGTGAGAACTGGACGTACCTCACGTGCGGGAGCCAGAAGGATATCGCCATCAGTAAAGGGTCGTGCGAGATTACCATTCCCGTGACGGTCGACAACATGAAACTGATGAGCGCCATTGTCTTCATTGTTGCAAAGGGAACGATTACCCTCCGGATAAAAGGCGTGGCAGTCCTCAGCCTCCTCGGGTTTTCCCCGAAGATCCCATTCATGCACGTTACCACGGTCCCCCTGAAACTGCCCGGGGCCTGA
- a CDS encoding DUF308 domain-containing protein produces MADVIPSPVPDITDAKLFPWWLLLIWGILALLIGCMFFATPGMTTVLLITFMGAYWLISGLFALASLAVDRSNMGWKLFLAIINIIAGIAILCYPLYATIFVLSFFVIFIGFWACFIGAAHMFQGFSSKDAGNAVLGLISIIFGLLLLCMPLIVAALLPYIAGAFGIVLGIIAIAYSFTAKKAQAAA; encoded by the coding sequence ATGGCTGACGTAATCCCATCTCCGGTTCCGGATATAACGGATGCAAAACTCTTCCCCTGGTGGCTGCTGCTTATCTGGGGGATTCTTGCCCTCCTCATCGGGTGCATGTTTTTCGCAACGCCCGGCATGACCACGGTACTGCTCATCACGTTCATGGGTGCGTACTGGCTGATCAGCGGACTGTTTGCTCTTGCGAGCCTTGCCGTCGACCGCTCGAACATGGGCTGGAAATTATTCCTTGCCATCATCAACATCATCGCAGGTATAGCGATCCTCTGCTACCCGCTGTACGCGACCATCTTCGTTCTCTCGTTCTTTGTCATCTTCATCGGGTTCTGGGCCTGCTTTATCGGGGCTGCCCATATGTTCCAGGGCTTTTCCTCCAAGGATGCCGGTAACGCGGTGCTTGGCCTTATCAGCATCATCTTCGGGCTTCTCCTGCTCTGCATGCCGCTCATTGTTGCAGCACTCCTGCCGTATATCGCCGGTGCGTTCGGCATTGTGCTCGGTATCATCGCGATTGCCTATTCCTTCACGGCAAAGAAGGCACAGGCAGCGGCCTGA
- the kdpB gene encoding potassium-transporting ATPase subunit KdpB, whose protein sequence is MPGNANPHRFLPAIYQRAVIDAVIKLDPRQMIKNPVMFVVEAGSALTTLLWIQALAGHGEAPAGFIGAISAWLWFTVLFANFAEALAEGRGKAQAESLRKMRQDTLAKKLYLGYEIRKGEEPVPQDFLEVSSSTLHKTDLFYVKAGDTIPVDGEVVEGVASVNESAITGESAPVIRESGGDRSAVTGGTVLLSDWLIIRASANSGEGFLDHMISLVEGAKRQKTPNEVALGILLLGLTAIFLLVCTTLWAFSVYSVQAAGSGVPVTITVLVALLVCLAPTTIGGLLSAIGIAGMDRLIRRNVITTSGRAIEAAGDVDVLLLDKTGTITLGNRQAVELIPVDGTEIMDLVETAQLASLADETPEGRSIVILAKEKYGLRGRTVGATESGSSMQFVPFTSQTRMSGVDTGTARIRKGAADAMSGHIAACGNPVSDSLKKEVETISLAGGTPLVVAKNGKALGVVHLKDIVKGGIKERFIQLRKMGIKTVMITGDNRLTAATIAAEAGVDDFLAEATPESKLKLIREYQSGGRMVAMTGDGTNDAPALAQADVAVAMNTGTQPAREAANMIDLDSNPTKLIEIVEIGKQLLMTRGALTTFSIANDLAKYFVIIPAAFISTYPALAALNILCLHNAILSAVIFNALIIVALIPIALRGVTYRPMTAEVALRNNVIIYGIGGVIAPFVGIKIIDLLLVLMGVG, encoded by the coding sequence ATGCCGGGCAATGCAAATCCCCACAGGTTCCTCCCGGCGATTTACCAGCGTGCAGTCATCGACGCCGTCATCAAGCTCGACCCGCGCCAGATGATCAAAAACCCGGTTATGTTCGTGGTCGAAGCGGGCAGCGCCCTTACGACCCTGCTCTGGATCCAGGCCCTCGCGGGGCATGGCGAAGCTCCCGCCGGGTTCATCGGTGCGATCTCTGCATGGCTCTGGTTCACGGTCCTCTTTGCCAATTTTGCCGAGGCGCTCGCGGAAGGGCGGGGCAAGGCGCAGGCAGAATCCCTGCGGAAGATGCGGCAGGACACCCTCGCAAAGAAGCTCTATCTCGGGTACGAGATCAGGAAGGGCGAGGAACCTGTACCTCAGGATTTCCTTGAAGTCTCTTCTTCAACCCTGCACAAGACCGATCTCTTCTATGTAAAAGCCGGGGATACGATCCCGGTTGACGGTGAAGTGGTCGAGGGAGTTGCATCGGTCAACGAGAGCGCGATCACCGGGGAGAGTGCACCGGTCATAAGGGAATCCGGGGGGGACCGTAGCGCAGTCACCGGCGGAACGGTCCTCCTCTCCGACTGGCTCATCATCCGTGCGAGCGCCAACTCCGGCGAAGGTTTCCTGGACCACATGATCAGCCTTGTCGAAGGGGCAAAGCGGCAGAAGACCCCGAACGAGGTGGCGCTGGGCATCCTCCTTCTCGGCCTGACCGCGATCTTCCTGTTGGTCTGCACAACCCTCTGGGCGTTTTCAGTATACAGCGTGCAGGCAGCGGGTTCCGGTGTGCCGGTCACCATCACGGTTCTTGTTGCCCTGCTGGTCTGCCTTGCCCCGACAACGATTGGCGGGCTCCTCAGTGCGATCGGTATCGCCGGGATGGACCGGCTGATCCGGCGCAACGTGATAACAACTTCGGGCAGGGCCATTGAAGCAGCGGGCGACGTGGATGTCCTCCTGCTCGATAAGACGGGTACGATCACGCTCGGCAACCGGCAGGCCGTCGAACTGATCCCGGTCGACGGGACGGAAATCATGGATCTCGTGGAGACTGCCCAGCTTGCCTCGCTTGCCGACGAGACCCCGGAAGGCCGGAGCATCGTCATCCTGGCCAAAGAGAAATACGGGCTCCGGGGCAGGACCGTTGGTGCAACGGAATCGGGCAGCAGCATGCAGTTCGTGCCATTTACCAGCCAGACCCGGATGAGCGGGGTCGATACCGGTACGGCCCGGATCCGTAAAGGCGCAGCGGATGCCATGTCCGGGCATATCGCGGCCTGCGGCAATCCTGTATCGGATTCGCTTAAAAAAGAGGTTGAGACCATCTCCCTTGCCGGGGGAACACCGCTCGTTGTTGCGAAAAACGGGAAAGCGCTGGGCGTGGTCCACTTGAAAGATATCGTGAAAGGCGGGATCAAGGAACGGTTTATCCAGCTCCGGAAGATGGGGATAAAGACGGTCATGATCACGGGCGACAACCGCCTGACCGCAGCAACCATAGCAGCGGAAGCCGGTGTCGATGATTTCCTTGCCGAAGCAACCCCCGAGAGCAAGCTGAAACTTATCCGCGAATACCAGTCCGGGGGGCGCATGGTTGCGATGACCGGCGACGGCACCAACGATGCCCCGGCCCTTGCCCAGGCGGATGTCGCCGTTGCCATGAATACCGGGACGCAGCCGGCACGTGAGGCTGCCAACATGATCGATCTCGACAGCAACCCCACAAAACTGATCGAGATTGTCGAGATTGGAAAACAGCTCCTGATGACCCGGGGTGCACTCACTACGTTCTCGATAGCAAACGATCTTGCAAAATATTTCGTTATCATTCCCGCAGCATTCATCAGCACCTACCCGGCGCTGGCGGCACTCAATATTCTTTGCCTCCACAACGCGATCCTCTCGGCAGTTATCTTCAATGCACTCATAATCGTCGCCCTCATCCCGATTGCGCTCCGCGGGGTGACCTATCGCCCGATGACTGCCGAAGTTGCCCTGAGAAACAACGTCATCATCTACGGTATCGGTGGTGTGATCGCCCCGTTTGTCGGGATAAAGATTATTGACCTGCTGCTCGTACTGATGGGTGTGGGGTAA
- a CDS encoding Orn/Lys/Arg decarboxylase N-terminal domain-containing protein, translated as MNLEEKLVVAIIDDCMHTDTPHGRAIRRIAKGLEEFGIYVGDVASPTDARAAFSNLPSVNCILINWNLGGDTPKKHKETLELICQIRERNEHIPIFLMAEPTSETPAALTVDLIREISEYIYVMEDTPEFIAGRITAAARRYREHLLPPFFGELVKFSKDFEYSWHTPGHAGGTAFRKTAAGRIFHDFFGEQLFRSDLSISVGELGSLLDHSGPVGEAERYAAKVFGADMTYFVTNGTSTANKIVYFGRVTKDDIVLVDRNCHKSAEHALTMTHSIAVYMVPTRNRYGIIGPIPPQEMTAAVLKKKIAACPLTKSLKNKKPVHAVITNSTYDGLCYHATQVEELLGKSVDSIHFDEAWYAYARFNPLYRDRFAMRDGAKDEKGPTVFATQSTHKLLAALSQASMIHIRTGRVPIDPGRFNEGFMMHSSTSPLYTIIASLDVSSKMMDGASGRQLTTESIEEAIRFRRTMARVNREIGKGKAKSDWWFPMWQPDTVMDPKTKKKIAFADASIDTLRGNPSCWVLHPGDAWHGFTGLPDDYCMLDPIKVTVLMPGVNPDGSLAGWGIPAAVVVKFLDTRGIINEKSGDYSILFLFSMGITKGKWGTLITELFEFKRLYDENAPLEEVFPDLTKNCPGRYAARTLQDLVDEMHAFKKDHRMCELLQEAFSLMPEPAITYADAFTHLVHGDVEHLPLAKAKDRIIATGIVPYPPGIPLLAPGERTGRLNGPVLKYLASLEAFDKQFPGFEHDTHGIEIENGEYKMYCIKEKK; from the coding sequence ATGAACCTGGAAGAAAAACTCGTGGTTGCAATAATCGACGACTGCATGCATACGGATACCCCTCACGGGCGTGCAATCCGCCGGATTGCAAAAGGTCTTGAAGAATTCGGGATTTATGTGGGGGACGTTGCCTCCCCAACGGATGCCCGGGCTGCGTTTTCAAATCTCCCGTCTGTCAACTGTATCCTCATCAACTGGAACCTTGGGGGAGATACGCCAAAGAAGCATAAGGAGACGCTCGAACTCATCTGCCAGATACGGGAACGCAATGAGCATATCCCGATCTTTCTTATGGCCGAACCCACGAGCGAGACGCCCGCGGCCTTAACCGTCGACCTGATCCGGGAGATCAGCGAATATATCTACGTCATGGAAGACACTCCCGAATTTATTGCCGGGCGCATCACTGCCGCAGCCAGACGTTACCGGGAACATCTTCTTCCTCCGTTTTTCGGGGAACTGGTGAAATTTTCAAAAGATTTCGAATATTCCTGGCACACCCCGGGCCATGCCGGGGGAACCGCGTTCCGGAAAACCGCTGCCGGCCGGATCTTCCACGACTTCTTTGGCGAACAGCTCTTCCGGTCTGATCTCTCCATATCCGTAGGAGAACTGGGCTCGCTCCTCGATCATTCAGGACCGGTCGGTGAAGCCGAGCGGTATGCAGCCAAGGTGTTTGGCGCCGACATGACATACTTTGTCACGAACGGCACGTCGACTGCCAACAAGATTGTTTACTTTGGCAGGGTCACAAAGGACGATATCGTTCTCGTGGACAGGAACTGCCACAAATCCGCCGAGCATGCCCTGACGATGACCCACTCCATTGCCGTTTACATGGTACCGACACGGAACCGGTACGGGATCATCGGCCCGATTCCCCCGCAGGAGATGACTGCTGCGGTGTTAAAGAAAAAGATCGCAGCCTGTCCGCTGACAAAATCCCTGAAGAACAAAAAACCTGTCCACGCAGTTATCACCAATTCCACCTATGACGGGCTCTGCTACCATGCAACCCAGGTTGAGGAGCTTCTCGGAAAAAGCGTAGACAGCATCCATTTCGACGAAGCCTGGTATGCGTATGCCCGGTTCAACCCGCTCTACCGGGACCGGTTTGCGATGCGGGATGGTGCGAAGGATGAGAAAGGCCCGACAGTCTTTGCAACCCAGTCCACCCACAAACTCCTCGCTGCCCTCTCCCAGGCATCCATGATCCATATCCGGACAGGGCGCGTTCCCATTGATCCCGGCCGGTTCAACGAAGGGTTCATGATGCACAGTTCCACCTCGCCGCTCTACACGATCATCGCATCCCTTGACGTATCGTCCAAGATGATGGACGGTGCATCCGGCAGGCAGCTCACCACCGAATCCATAGAAGAAGCGATCCGGTTCCGGCGCACCATGGCCCGTGTCAACCGCGAGATTGGGAAGGGCAAGGCGAAAAGCGACTGGTGGTTCCCCATGTGGCAGCCGGATACGGTCATGGATCCGAAAACAAAGAAGAAGATCGCGTTTGCCGATGCATCGATCGATACGCTTCGGGGTAATCCATCCTGCTGGGTGCTCCATCCGGGCGATGCCTGGCACGGGTTTACCGGGCTTCCGGATGACTACTGCATGCTCGACCCGATCAAGGTCACCGTGCTGATGCCCGGTGTGAATCCCGACGGATCTCTTGCCGGGTGGGGTATCCCTGCGGCGGTCGTAGTCAAGTTCCTTGATACGCGGGGGATCATCAACGAGAAATCCGGGGATTACAGCATCCTGTTCCTCTTCTCAATGGGGATCACGAAAGGAAAGTGGGGCACACTCATCACCGAACTCTTCGAGTTCAAGCGGCTGTACGACGAGAATGCTCCTCTCGAAGAGGTTTTCCCCGATCTCACGAAGAACTGCCCGGGCCGGTATGCCGCGAGGACCCTGCAGGATCTGGTAGATGAGATGCACGCCTTCAAAAAGGATCACAGGATGTGCGAACTGCTCCAGGAAGCATTCTCGCTCATGCCGGAACCGGCAATAACGTATGCGGATGCCTTCACTCATCTCGTGCATGGCGATGTCGAACACCTGCCCCTTGCAAAAGCAAAAGACCGGATAATCGCAACGGGCATTGTGCCGTACCCGCCGGGTATTCCCCTGCTTGCACCCGGTGAGCGGACCGGCAGGCTGAACGGGCCCGTCCTGAAATATCTTGCCTCACTGGAGGCGTTTGACAAGCAGTTCCCGGGATTCGAACACGATACCCACGGGATAGAAATTGAGAATGGAGAGTACAAAATGTATTGTATCAAGGAGAAGAAATGA
- a CDS encoding amino acid permease yields MTDDAVSASPLASKKVLGLFALAMINVAAVLSIRNFPSMAIYGWSCIGWYIIGAILFLIPISLAGAELATGWPEGGGVYAWVKQAFGEKGGFTALFCEWSNNLVWFPTVLSFIASTLAFALTPALANSSWYMFTVMMIAFWGTTAIAYFGEEVSTKFGNVGVILGSIIPSVLIIILGLWWFGSGATIVLPPLSLGAMVPTINASTLPFFATIILLFAGMEMAGFHALETKNPQKDFPKAMALSAVIIVICTVLATLAIAVVIPADQLNLASGVMQAIEYFFKAAGVSWLVAPMAILITLGGVVSLAAWLIGPAKGLGIVAEEGNMPPLFDNTNKYGAPVAVLLIQALIGSAISLLYVFLPSVNQAYWILSAMTVELLCIVYILVFASVIKLRYSQPDTPRPFRIPGGKAGVWIVGGLGLFGTVFAFFVGLMPPSYFTTGWYTYVGAVLFGTFILAVPPLVFLKFKKPGWLKKNAGERR; encoded by the coding sequence ATGACCGACGACGCAGTATCTGCCAGCCCGCTCGCATCAAAGAAAGTCCTCGGGCTTTTTGCGCTTGCCATGATCAACGTGGCCGCGGTCCTGAGCATCCGGAACTTTCCATCCATGGCGATCTATGGCTGGTCATGCATTGGCTGGTATATCATCGGCGCAATCCTCTTCCTCATCCCGATATCTCTTGCGGGTGCGGAACTGGCAACAGGCTGGCCGGAAGGTGGCGGTGTTTATGCCTGGGTGAAACAGGCATTTGGGGAGAAAGGCGGATTCACCGCCCTCTTCTGCGAATGGTCGAACAACCTCGTCTGGTTCCCTACCGTCCTCTCGTTCATCGCGTCCACGCTCGCGTTTGCCCTGACACCGGCTCTTGCGAACAGTTCCTGGTACATGTTCACCGTGATGATGATCGCCTTCTGGGGCACGACGGCAATTGCGTATTTCGGGGAGGAAGTTTCCACCAAATTCGGCAATGTAGGAGTAATTCTCGGGAGCATTATCCCGTCAGTCCTCATCATCATCCTCGGGCTGTGGTGGTTCGGGTCCGGCGCAACGATCGTCCTCCCGCCGCTCTCCCTGGGAGCAATGGTGCCTACGATCAACGCCTCAACCCTGCCGTTCTTTGCAACGATCATTCTCCTCTTTGCCGGCATGGAGATGGCAGGATTCCATGCCCTTGAGACGAAGAACCCGCAGAAAGATTTCCCCAAGGCGATGGCCCTTTCCGCGGTGATCATCGTGATCTGCACAGTTCTTGCAACCCTCGCAATAGCCGTGGTCATACCTGCTGACCAGCTCAACCTTGCTTCCGGTGTCATGCAGGCAATCGAGTACTTCTTCAAAGCAGCCGGAGTATCATGGCTCGTCGCACCCATGGCAATCCTGATCACCCTTGGCGGGGTCGTTTCGCTTGCAGCCTGGCTGATTGGCCCGGCAAAGGGTCTCGGCATTGTTGCCGAGGAGGGGAACATGCCCCCCCTGTTCGACAACACCAACAAGTACGGGGCACCGGTCGCCGTCCTCCTGATCCAGGCATTGATCGGTTCGGCAATTTCGCTCCTGTATGTTTTCCTCCCGTCGGTCAACCAGGCCTACTGGATCCTCTCGGCAATGACGGTTGAACTTCTCTGTATCGTGTACATCCTCGTGTTTGCATCCGTGATCAAACTCCGGTACAGCCAGCCGGACACCCCACGCCCGTTCCGGATACCGGGCGGCAAGGCCGGTGTCTGGATCGTCGGCGGGCTTGGCCTGTTCGGCACGGTCTTTGCCTTTTTTGTCGGGCTCATGCCGCCGTCGTACTTCACGACAGGATGGTATACGTATGTCGGGGCAGTACTGTTCGGGACATTCATCCTTGCCGTGCCGCCTCTCGTGTTCCTGAAATTCAAAAAACCCGGCTGGCTGAAGAAAAACGCGGGTGAAAGGAGGTAA
- a CDS encoding MFS transporter: MNTETEHPGNAVHSPAMLRAVLIAAIIGDFLSPFLMASLAISTPEIGKDLGLEIVNLGWILSSFLLASSALMLTAGRLGDCIGYKRIFAAGLVFSLAGCIIASFASTFPVLIIALVIIGVCSGFMWATTIPLRLSAFPPGMRGKLMGHNSAAVYSGVAAGPVIGGVLIHYFGWHSIFLAVIPIVLFNLLLTWVYVWKLPDNVHHSLAGFDIGGSVLFAIAMITLIYGFSVIPGITGFVCIGSSLVLFSVFILYEKRMASPIFDVNLLFGNRKFMLAGTAAMLGYSITAGMMYVMPLFIQSIMGYSPLVTGMVYVGAALCQVIFSMIAGSLSDRVTSGHISAAGLTLAAIALVLLLGIDPTTSLVIIAVLMMVLYTGLAFFGTPNTYAIMGSVPMEKQGMAAGTIATLRRFGNQLSIAIPMMIFSIILGNVVLADVNPQEFMLSFRIIVGIFIVLTVTGIVCSILQEKARGRET; the protein is encoded by the coding sequence ATGAATACCGAAACTGAACATCCGGGCAACGCGGTCCATTCCCCGGCAATGCTCCGGGCGGTGCTTATTGCCGCCATCATCGGGGATTTTCTCTCGCCTTTTCTCATGGCCTCGCTCGCTATCTCGACCCCGGAGATCGGGAAAGACCTGGGCCTGGAGATCGTAAATCTCGGGTGGATCCTCTCCTCGTTCCTGCTGGCATCCTCCGCGCTGATGCTGACGGCGGGCCGGCTTGGGGACTGTATCGGGTACAAGCGAATCTTTGCAGCAGGCCTGGTCTTCTCCCTTGCCGGTTGCATCATCGCCTCGTTTGCATCCACCTTTCCGGTCCTCATCATAGCTCTTGTCATCATCGGTGTCTGCAGCGGGTTTATGTGGGCAACAACGATCCCGCTGCGCCTGAGTGCATTTCCTCCCGGCATGCGGGGAAAACTGATGGGACATAATTCGGCCGCGGTCTATTCAGGAGTCGCGGCAGGTCCTGTCATCGGCGGAGTCCTGATCCATTATTTCGGCTGGCACAGCATTTTCCTTGCCGTCATCCCGATCGTACTCTTCAATCTTCTCCTGACCTGGGTCTATGTCTGGAAACTGCCTGATAACGTTCACCATAGCCTGGCGGGATTCGATATCGGGGGTTCTGTCCTCTTCGCCATTGCCATGATAACCCTGATCTACGGGTTCTCGGTAATTCCCGGTATAACCGGCTTTGTGTGCATCGGCTCATCGCTTGTTCTGTTCTCCGTCTTCATCCTGTATGAAAAACGAATGGCCAGCCCGATATTTGATGTCAACCTGTTATTCGGGAACAGGAAATTCATGCTCGCGGGAACTGCCGCAATGCTCGGGTATTCCATCACTGCCGGGATGATGTACGTGATGCCGCTCTTTATCCAGAGCATCATGGGATATTCTCCCCTCGTCACCGGGATGGTATATGTCGGTGCGGCTCTCTGCCAGGTCATATTTTCCATGATTGCCGGCTCCCTCTCGGACCGGGTAACGTCGGGCCATATCTCGGCTGCCGGCCTTACGCTCGCGGCCATCGCCCTTGTCCTGCTCCTTGGAATTGACCCCACAACCTCCCTCGTTATTATTGCCGTCCTCATGATGGTGTTATATACCGGCCTGGCTTTTTTCGGCACGCCAAATACCTATGCCATCATGGGTTCGGTGCCGATGGAGAAACAAGGTATGGCGGCGGGCACGATTGCGACACTGAGGCGGTTTGGGAACCAGCTCTCGATAGCGATCCCGATGATGATATTCTCAATTATCCTCGGAAATGTCGTTCTTGCCGATGTAAATCCTCAGGAGTTCATGCTCTCGTTCCGGATAATCGTTGGTATCTTCATCGTACTTACGGTGACAGGTATTGTCTGCTCGATCCTGCAGGAGAAAGCGAGGGGAAGGGAGACATAG